The Pectobacterium carotovorum genomic sequence CTCTGGGCATGCGCCTGGAAAACTGGCCACCGGCAAGCATTGCTGATGAGTAACCAGATCACAGGTTAAGGTTTTACTGAGAAGGATAAGGTCATGCGCCATCGTAAGAGTGGTCGTCAACTGAACCGTAACAGCAGCCATCGTCAGGCTATGTTCCGTAACATGGCTAGTTCTTTGGTTCGTCATGAAATCATCAAGACGACCCTGCCGAAAGCGAAAGAGCTGCGTCGCGTTGTTGAACCGCTGATTACTCTTGCCAAGACCGACAGCGTTGCTAATCGTCGTCTGGCATTCGCCCGTACTCGTGATAACGAGATCGTGGCAAAACTGTTTAATGAACTGGGCCCGCGTTTCGCGAGCCGTGCCGGTGGTTACACTCGTATTCTGAAGTGTGGCTTCCGTGCTGGTGACAATGCGCCGATGGCATACATCGAGCTCGTTGATCGCTCAGTCTCTCAGACAGAAGAAGTTGCTACTGCAGAGTAATCTGTAAGAGCATAAAAAAACCGGGGAAACCCGGTTTTTTTACATCTGAAATAAACTAAGCTCCATTAATGAAAACAGGTGAGAGATTGCCATGTGGTTGATTGATGAGTTAGTTGAAAAACATATCCGCAAGGCTCAGGAAGACGGTGTTTTTGACAATCTTTCAGGTTCCGGCAGCCCTTTGATTCTTGATGATGATAGTGGCATACCACAGGAACTAAGAACCGCCTATCGGCTACTCAAGAATGCTGGCTATTTACCTGTAGAACTTCAAGAAAGGAAAGACGCTTTACAACTAACCGACTTTCTTGAAACGATATCCCGTGATTCGCCTGAATACGAAAAAGCTTCTCGACGCTTGCGTATGTTGGAAATGAGCTTGCAGCAGAAAGGGATCAATACTGATTTTCTACATCAGGAATACAAAACACAGCTCAATGAAAAGTTCTAGCTGCCAGAAGAATTCTCCAGATTGCTATTCTCATCTTTCCATTTCGGCTATATACTCCGCCTGATTTATTGATACATATACAGCTTATTAACCCAACTTTCTTAGGAGTGATGATGACCACATATCGTCATAAGCGTGGGAAAATTCAGGACAACGCCATTGAGGCACTGTTACATGACCCACTGTTTCGCCAACGTATTGAAGTGAATGAAAAAGGTAAAGGAAGTTATCGTAGAAAAGAAAAACATGTGAAGAAAGGTAGTTGGGAGGCCAGTGGTAAGCAATCAAGCGATTATTTACCTCTGGCCTTTCTGCTTTTTGTGTAGCGAAAGTAAGAATTAATAAAAACTCAGTTCTTATTGTTTAGGCTGTTGTTCTTTCAATAAGTCGCGAATTTCAGCTAACAGCTTCTCTTCAGCACTAGGCTTCGGCGGTGCGGCAGGTGCATCTTCCTGCTTGCGGCGTAGCTTGTTCATGAGTTTGATTGCCATAAAGATCGCGAAAGCGACGATGACAAAGTCGAAAATATTTTGAATGAAAGCGCCATAGTTCATGACAACGGCGGGAATTTCGCCTTGGGCATCACGAAGAATTAGGCTGAATTGTTTAAAATCGACCCCGCCAATCAAAAGCCCAAGTGGCGGCATAATAATATCTGATACCAGCGAAGAGACAATTTTGCCGAAAGCAGCACCAATAATGACACCCACCGCCAAATCGACAACGTTGCCACGCATGGCAAACTCTCTGAATTCTTTGATGATGCTCATATCCATTCTCCTTGCCAAAAATATAAAGTAATTCTAACCAATAGCAGCATCTTTGCCAGATTATTCATTCGCGATGAATCTGTTCCTACATTACAAAAAGAAGGGGCTTGGTTGAAATAGTCGTTCAACATCAGGTACAAATTTTTTGTCAGCTAGGAACATGATGACATGATCGCCTTGCTCGATTTTGCTATTTGCATTGGCAATGATGACGTCATCACCGCGAACAATTGCGCCGATAGTGGTACCAGGTGGAAGCTTAATATCTTCGATCATTCTTCCGACAACTTTCGATGTGCCTTCATCACCGTGGGCGATGGCCTCGATTGCTTCGGCCACACCACGGCGCAAGGAGGATACGCTAACGATATCTGCCTTACGGACATGGCTGAGTAGCGCAGAAATTGTTGCCTGCTGTGGGGAGATAGCGACATCAATGACGCTACCCTGGACCAAATCGACATAAGCTCGACGTTGGATGAGCACCATTACTTTTTTCGCACCCATACGTTTGGCCAGCATCGCTGACATAATATTCGCTTCGTCATCATTGGTAATGGCGATGAATACATCAATCTGCTCAATATGTTCTTCGGCAAGGAGTTCCTGGTCTGAAGCATCGCCATGGAATACCACCGTATTTTGCAGAAGCTCAGCCAGCTCTGCTGCACGATCTGCATTTCGTTCTATCAACTTGATGCTGTAGTCTTTTTCTAACCGCTGGGCTAATCCTGCACCGACGTTACCTCCGCCAACGATCATGATCCTTTTATACGGTTTCTCAAGGCGCTGCAATTCGCTCATCACGGCGCGAATATGTTGGGAGGCAGCAACAAAAAACACTTCGTCGCCGGCTTCGATGATAGTGGAACCCTGTGGGCGAATTGGACGATCGTGACGGAAAATAGCCGCAACACGGGTATCTACATGGGGAATGTGTTCACGGAGAGAGGTGAGGGCATTACCAACCAATGGGCCACCATAATAGGCATTAACCGCAGCAAGACTCACTTTGCCTTCAGCAAAGTTGACGACCTGAAGCGCTCCAGGATATTCGATCAGTTTGTAGATGTTATCGATCACCAACTGTTCTGGGGAGATCAGATGAT encodes the following:
- the trkA gene encoding Trk system potassium transporter TrkA, translated to MKIIILGAGQVGGTLAENLAGENNDITVVDTDANRLRQLQDKFDLRVVTGYASHPRVLREAGAEDADMLVAVTNSDETNMVACQIAYSLFKTPNRIARIRAAEYIRESEQLFLPEAVPIDHLISPEQLVIDNIYKLIEYPGALQVVNFAEGKVSLAAVNAYYGGPLVGNALTSLREHIPHVDTRVAAIFRHDRPIRPQGSTIIEAGDEVFFVAASQHIRAVMSELQRLEKPYKRIMIVGGGNVGAGLAQRLEKDYSIKLIERNADRAAELAELLQNTVVFHGDASDQELLAEEHIEQIDVFIAITNDDEANIMSAMLAKRMGAKKVMVLIQRRAYVDLVQGSVIDVAISPQQATISALLSHVRKADIVSVSSLRRGVAEAIEAIAHGDEGTSKVVGRMIEDIKLPPGTTIGAIVRGDDVIIANANSKIEQGDHVIMFLADKKFVPDVERLFQPSPFFL
- a CDS encoding DUF1992 domain-containing protein — protein: MWLIDELVEKHIRKAQEDGVFDNLSGSGSPLILDDDSGIPQELRTAYRLLKNAGYLPVELQERKDALQLTDFLETISRDSPEYEKASRRLRMLEMSLQQKGINTDFLHQEYKTQLNEKF
- the mscL gene encoding large-conductance mechanosensitive channel protein MscL; translation: MSIIKEFREFAMRGNVVDLAVGVIIGAAFGKIVSSLVSDIIMPPLGLLIGGVDFKQFSLILRDAQGEIPAVVMNYGAFIQNIFDFVIVAFAIFMAIKLMNKLRRKQEDAPAAPPKPSAEEKLLAEIRDLLKEQQPKQ
- the rplQ gene encoding 50S ribosomal protein L17, with product MRHRKSGRQLNRNSSHRQAMFRNMASSLVRHEIIKTTLPKAKELRRVVEPLITLAKTDSVANRRLAFARTRDNEIVAKLFNELGPRFASRAGGYTRILKCGFRAGDNAPMAYIELVDRSVSQTEEVATAE
- a CDS encoding alternative ribosome-rescue factor A — its product is MTTYRHKRGKIQDNAIEALLHDPLFRQRIEVNEKGKGSYRRKEKHVKKGSWEASGKQSSDYLPLAFLLFV